From a single Magnetospirillum sp. WYHS-4 genomic region:
- a CDS encoding head decoration protein has product MSPLVAPPTLGDLLKFELNASYSRETVVLKAGTSYPLGAVLGKVTVSGKYRLSPAAEVVGDEGAEVASAVLLRAVDATGADAIGLVAARGPVIVSEAAIVFDTSVDDATKAAVKRAELAAAGIVSRTTA; this is encoded by the coding sequence ATGTCCCCTCTCGTCGCTCCGCCCACCCTGGGCGATCTGCTCAAGTTCGAACTGAACGCCAGCTATTCCCGCGAGACCGTCGTCCTCAAGGCCGGCACCAGCTATCCCCTGGGCGCCGTGCTGGGAAAGGTGACCGTCTCCGGCAAGTACCGCCTGTCCCCCGCCGCCGAGGTGGTGGGGGATGAAGGCGCCGAGGTCGCCTCCGCGGTCCTGCTGCGGGCGGTGGACGCCACCGGCGCCGATGCCATCGGCCTGGTGGCGGCGCGCGGCCCCGTCATCGTCTCCGAGGCCGCCATCGTCTTCGACACCTCTGTCGACGATGCCACCAAGGCAGCGGTGAAGAGGGCCGAACTCGCCGCCGCCGGCATCGTTTCCCGCACCACCGCTTGA
- a CDS encoding major capsid protein, whose amino-acid sequence MVTTMNPFDAGGYTLTELTQAINILPNVYTRLGQMGLFRFEGITQRSALIEQAEGVLNLLPTVPLGGPATVANRDTRSMRSFTIPWIPHDDVITPQDIQGVRGFGVADAADPLATVMERKLTRMRAKHAQTREYMEINALKGIVKDGAGTTLYDYFDEFGLTRQSVDFVLGTAGTNIQAKVRDVLRKVETELKGETMTSVLALV is encoded by the coding sequence ATGGTCACCACGATGAACCCCTTCGACGCGGGCGGCTATACGCTCACCGAATTGACCCAGGCCATCAACATCCTGCCCAACGTCTATACCCGCCTCGGGCAGATGGGCCTCTTCCGCTTCGAGGGTATCACCCAGCGCTCGGCCCTGATCGAGCAGGCCGAGGGCGTGCTCAACCTGCTGCCCACCGTGCCGCTGGGTGGGCCCGCCACCGTCGCCAACCGCGATACCCGGTCGATGAGGTCCTTCACCATCCCCTGGATTCCCCACGACGACGTCATCACGCCCCAGGACATCCAGGGCGTCCGGGGCTTCGGGGTGGCGGACGCCGCCGACCCGCTGGCCACCGTCATGGAGCGGAAATTGACCCGCATGCGGGCCAAGCATGCCCAGACCCGCGAGTACATGGAGATCAATGCCCTGAAGGGCATCGTCAAGGACGGCGCCGGCACCACCCTCTACGACTACTTCGACGAGTTCGGCCTGACCCGGCAGTCGGTGGACTTCGTGCTGGGGACCGCCGGGACCAACATCCAAGCCAAGGTGCGGGACGTCTTGCGCAAGGTGGAGACCGAGTTGAAGGGCGAGACCATGACCTCGGTCCTCGCCCTGGT